In Deinococcus gobiensis I-0, one genomic interval encodes:
- a CDS encoding bifunctional metallophosphatase/5'-nucleotidase gives MKKTFAFLLTLGLLGGASAAPLTVTVLHSDDLHGHLDPVKVGQNMYGGYARQTTLIKKYSAEDVNPLILSGGDTFQGTLFYNVYKGLADVLFMNLMNYQAMAVGNHEFDDGPGALANFIDKANFPVLAANLDVSAEPLLKDRLKPYAVLNVGGQKVGVIGAVTPDLPQISSPGPNVKVLELMDSLKASAEALKAQGVDKIFLVSHLGYTLEQEVARTVPGIDVIVGGHSHTLLGTFDNKDFPASEGPYPTIVQNPDGNRTLLVAAWEWGKVLGRLKVNFGDTGAVESWEGNPVPVTADIAEDDTARRMVATLSVPIANLRQQVISTAAAPLNGNREVVRQRESTMANVLADAALEAAANAGAQLAFVNGGGVRAGIDAGPITFEEAITVQPFGNTLTVLTLTGAQIRAALEHGVATWSENKGQFLHVSRGASYTFDLTRPAGNRVTAVTLNGQPLSDPQTYKVATNNFTAGGGDGFTMFKGAPSLSTGTLDIDILVNYLKAHPNLSAQPEGRIVVVGAPAR, from the coding sequence ATGAAAAAAACTTTTGCGTTTCTGTTGACGCTGGGGCTGCTGGGCGGCGCCTCGGCCGCGCCCCTGACCGTCACCGTGCTGCACAGTGACGACCTGCACGGCCACCTGGACCCGGTGAAGGTCGGCCAGAACATGTACGGCGGCTACGCCCGCCAGACCACGCTGATCAAGAAGTACAGCGCCGAGGACGTGAACCCGCTGATCCTCTCGGGCGGCGACACCTTTCAGGGCACGCTGTTCTACAACGTCTACAAGGGCCTGGCCGACGTGCTGTTCATGAACCTGATGAACTACCAGGCGATGGCGGTGGGCAACCACGAGTTCGACGATGGTCCCGGCGCGCTGGCGAACTTCATCGACAAGGCGAACTTCCCGGTGCTGGCGGCCAACCTCGACGTGAGCGCCGAGCCGCTGCTCAAAGACCGCCTCAAGCCCTACGCGGTCCTGAACGTGGGCGGCCAGAAGGTCGGCGTGATCGGCGCGGTGACGCCCGACCTGCCCCAGATCAGCAGCCCCGGTCCGAACGTGAAGGTCCTGGAACTCATGGACAGCCTGAAGGCCAGCGCCGAGGCCCTCAAGGCCCAGGGCGTCGACAAGATCTTCCTGGTGTCGCACCTGGGCTACACGCTGGAGCAGGAGGTCGCCAGGACCGTGCCCGGCATCGACGTGATCGTGGGCGGGCACTCGCACACCCTGCTGGGCACCTTCGACAACAAAGACTTCCCGGCGAGCGAGGGGCCGTACCCCACCATCGTCCAGAACCCCGACGGCAACCGCACGCTGCTGGTGGCCGCCTGGGAGTGGGGCAAGGTGCTGGGCCGCCTGAAGGTGAACTTCGGGGACACGGGCGCGGTCGAGAGCTGGGAAGGCAACCCCGTGCCGGTGACGGCCGACATCGCCGAGGACGACACCGCCCGGCGCATGGTGGCGACCCTCAGTGTGCCCATCGCCAACCTGCGCCAGCAGGTCATCAGCACGGCCGCCGCGCCGCTGAACGGCAACCGCGAGGTCGTGCGCCAGCGCGAGAGCACCATGGCGAACGTGCTGGCCGACGCCGCCCTGGAGGCCGCCGCGAACGCGGGCGCGCAGCTCGCCTTCGTGAACGGCGGGGGCGTACGCGCGGGGATCGACGCCGGCCCCATCACCTTCGAGGAAGCGATCACCGTGCAGCCTTTCGGCAACACGCTGACGGTCCTGACCCTGACCGGCGCGCAGATCCGGGCCGCCCTGGAACACGGCGTCGCCACCTGGAGCGAGAACAAGGGCCAGTTCCTGCACGTCTCGCGCGGCGCGAGCTACACCTTCGACCTCACCCGCCCCGCCGGCAACCGCGTGACCGCCGTCACCCTGAACGGTCAGCCCCTGAGCGACCCCCAGACCTACAAGGTCGCCACCAACAACTTCACGGCCGGGGGCGGCGACGGCTTCACGATGTTCAAGGGCGCCCCCTCGCTCTCGACCGGTACGCTGGACATCGACATTCTGGTGAACTACCTGAAGGCCCACCCGAACCTGAGCGCGCAGCCCGAGGGCCGCATCGTGGTGGTCGGCGCGCCCGCCCGCTGA
- a CDS encoding DUF99 family protein, whose product MSLLRAPHAIGFDDAPFSRTHRGDVAVFGAVYAGPTLHAVVRGRVRRDGRNSTDELTRLAALAGEHLGVVLLQGIALAGFNVVDLARLHAQTGRPVLVVARRAPRLERVRAALLEHVPGGARKWRLIEQAGEMEPCGGVYVQRAGLSLAGAQAALAALTVTGRIPEPLRAAHLIAGGVTRGHSAGQRV is encoded by the coding sequence ATGAGCCTCCTGCGCGCGCCCCACGCCATCGGTTTCGACGACGCGCCTTTTTCGCGCACGCACCGGGGGGACGTGGCCGTGTTCGGCGCGGTCTATGCCGGCCCGACCCTGCACGCCGTCGTGCGCGGGCGGGTGCGGCGCGACGGCCGCAACAGCACCGACGAACTGACCCGGCTGGCCGCGCTGGCCGGCGAACACCTGGGCGTGGTACTGCTTCAGGGCATCGCGCTGGCGGGCTTCAACGTGGTGGACCTCGCGCGACTGCACGCCCAGACGGGCCGCCCGGTCCTGGTGGTGGCGCGGCGTGCCCCCCGGCTGGAGCGGGTGCGGGCCGCCTTGCTGGAGCACGTGCCGGGCGGAGCGCGCAAATGGCGCCTGATCGAGCAGGCGGGCGAGATGGAGCCCTGCGGCGGCGTGTACGTGCAGCGCGCGGGCCTCTCGCTGGCGGGGGCGCAGGCGGCCCTGGCGGCCCTGACCGTCACCGGGCGCATTCCCGAGCCGCTGCGCGCCGCGCACCTCATCGCGGGCGGGGTGACGCGGGGCCACAGCGCGGGCCAGCGGGTCTGA
- a CDS encoding anhydro-N-acetylmuramic acid kinase, with translation MSGTSADGIDAALLELEGWPALGSGLPFPALSPGTPRGRVVAHTFTPFAPGLREKVLRAMRAGADTADLTQLHWQLGEALADAAAPLAGDADLIASHGQTVQHHPRPDPARGWARPATLQLGEAALIAERTGRPVVADFRPADLAAGGVGAPLVPFADWALYAEAGRHRVLLNVGGIANLTSLPGLDAQAVVAFDTGPGNCLMDEVAARVGQSCDEDGRLAAAGTPDAATLARWLAHPELRAAPPRATGREVWSLVQLGDGGLSVPDLAATATRFTAQTVAAALRFVPGTPGELVVAGGGARNPALMRELALALSPLPLRTFVDLGWAARGFTDATREAAAFAFLGYAHAQGWANTLPQTTGARRAVSAGKLIPAPLPTPQIPGAQP, from the coding sequence ATGAGCGGCACGAGCGCCGACGGCATCGACGCCGCGCTGCTGGAGCTGGAAGGGTGGCCTGCACTCGGATCAGGCCTTCCCTTCCCGGCCCTGTCCCCCGGCACGCCGCGCGGGCGGGTGGTGGCCCACACCTTCACGCCCTTCGCGCCCGGGCTGCGGGAAAAGGTATTGCGGGCCATGCGCGCCGGGGCCGACACCGCCGACCTCACCCAGCTCCACTGGCAGCTGGGCGAGGCCCTGGCCGACGCCGCCGCGCCGCTGGCCGGAGACGCCGACCTGATCGCCTCGCACGGCCAGACGGTTCAGCACCACCCCCGGCCCGACCCGGCGCGCGGCTGGGCGCGGCCCGCGACCCTGCAACTGGGCGAGGCGGCGTTGATCGCGGAGCGCACCGGACGGCCCGTCGTGGCCGACTTCCGCCCGGCCGACCTCGCGGCGGGGGGCGTGGGGGCGCCGCTGGTGCCCTTCGCCGACTGGGCGCTGTATGCCGAGGCCGGGCGACACCGGGTGCTGCTGAACGTGGGCGGCATCGCCAACCTGACCAGCCTGCCGGGGCTGGACGCGCAGGCCGTGGTCGCCTTCGACACTGGCCCCGGCAACTGCCTGATGGACGAGGTGGCCGCCCGTGTGGGCCAGAGCTGCGACGAGGACGGGCGGCTGGCGGCGGCCGGCACCCCCGACGCGGCCACGCTGGCGCGCTGGCTGGCCCACCCCGAGCTGCGCGCCGCGCCCCCGCGCGCGACCGGCCGCGAGGTCTGGAGCCTGGTGCAATTGGGAGACGGCGGCCTGAGCGTGCCCGACCTCGCCGCCACCGCGACCCGCTTTACGGCCCAGACGGTCGCGGCGGCGCTGCGCTTCGTGCCGGGCACGCCTGGCGAGCTGGTCGTGGCCGGGGGCGGGGCGCGCAACCCGGCGCTGATGCGCGAGCTGGCGCTGGCCCTCTCGCCGCTGCCGCTGCGCACCTTCGTGGACCTGGGCTGGGCGGCGCGCGGGTTCACCGACGCCACGCGCGAGGCGGCGGCCTTCGCCTTTCTGGGCTACGCCCATGCGCAGGGCTGGGCCAACACCCTGCCGCAGACGACCGGCGCGCGCCGGGCCGTCAGCGCGGGCAAGCTGATCCCCGCGCCCCTGCCCACCCCCCAAATCCCCGGAGCACAGCCATGA
- a CDS encoding ABC transporter substrate-binding protein — protein sequence MSSSALKRSAFVLLSLALAGGALAAPKKVTGYGALGVVNGKAGGTYTLALGDSPQSLNYYGVIDNNLGLVAQQMFDGLVEFNYATYKIEPALAESWTISPDGKVYTFKLRQGVKWSDGQDFNADDVVFTYKNIIMNPEARAGDAGNFKLDGKAIEIRKVDAGTVQFTLPRAAPAFLLQQRYFIMPQHKLAKFSQDGGAKAADINNAWPSNVAPGEVVGTGPFKLTGYTTGQKVTLARNTNYWKVDAAGTKLPYLSGLEFLIIRDPQAQVAQFLAGNLDQLNISGAQFPDLKQKEVAGAPFKVIRSTALFGSPPFVAYNFDAKDAALAKLFSDVRFRRAMQGAVNRERIIDTVYNGLAGLPGHGVAPANKAFYTNTTRQLGTFDVAATNKALDALGLSRKNAAGVRLLSNGRPLEFDLTYGTDSSVYPAMATILQSDFAKVGVKVNLKGILSSKLLSTGQSGDWEMILHAFGDQPDPELRRPIWQPGGALYYWHRTLQPAQDGGAPNMARMAGWEKDIYTIFNQAATTTSASARKALYTRWQLLFAQNLPVTPIAKPENIGAVSNKFGNYVYNLGVIPGYNPVPLIFQK from the coding sequence ATGTCCAGCTCTGCGCTCAAGCGTTCCGCGTTCGTCCTGCTCTCGCTCGCCCTGGCCGGCGGCGCCCTCGCCGCGCCCAAGAAGGTCACGGGCTACGGCGCCCTGGGGGTCGTGAACGGCAAGGCCGGCGGCACCTACACCCTGGCGCTGGGCGACAGCCCCCAGAGCCTGAACTACTACGGCGTGATCGACAACAACCTCGGCCTCGTCGCCCAGCAGATGTTCGACGGGCTGGTCGAGTTCAACTACGCGACCTACAAGATCGAGCCGGCCCTCGCCGAGAGCTGGACCATCAGCCCCGACGGCAAGGTCTATACCTTCAAGCTCCGTCAGGGCGTCAAGTGGAGCGACGGTCAGGACTTCAACGCCGACGACGTGGTGTTCACGTACAAGAACATCATCATGAACCCGGAGGCCCGCGCGGGCGACGCCGGCAACTTCAAGCTCGACGGCAAGGCCATCGAGATCCGCAAGGTGGACGCGGGCACCGTGCAGTTCACGCTGCCGCGCGCCGCCCCGGCCTTCCTGTTGCAGCAGCGCTACTTCATCATGCCGCAGCACAAGCTCGCCAAGTTCTCGCAGGACGGCGGGGCCAAGGCGGCCGACATCAACAACGCCTGGCCCAGCAACGTCGCGCCCGGCGAGGTCGTGGGCACCGGCCCCTTCAAGCTCACGGGCTACACCACCGGCCAGAAGGTCACGCTCGCCAGGAACACCAACTACTGGAAGGTGGACGCGGCCGGCACCAAGCTGCCCTACCTCAGCGGCCTGGAATTCCTGATCATCCGGGACCCGCAGGCCCAGGTCGCGCAGTTCCTGGCCGGCAACCTCGACCAGCTCAACATCTCGGGCGCGCAGTTCCCCGACCTCAAGCAGAAGGAGGTGGCGGGCGCGCCCTTCAAGGTCATCCGCAGCACGGCGCTGTTCGGCAGCCCGCCCTTCGTGGCCTACAACTTCGACGCCAAGGACGCGGCCCTCGCCAAGCTGTTCAGCGACGTGCGTTTCCGGCGCGCCATGCAGGGAGCCGTGAACCGCGAGCGCATCATCGACACCGTGTACAACGGCCTGGCGGGCCTGCCGGGCCACGGGGTCGCGCCGGCCAACAAGGCCTTCTACACGAACACCACCCGCCAGCTCGGCACCTTCGACGTCGCCGCGACGAACAAGGCGCTCGACGCCCTGGGCCTGAGCCGCAAGAACGCGGCGGGCGTGCGCCTGCTGTCGAACGGCCGCCCGCTGGAATTCGACCTGACCTACGGCACCGATTCGAGCGTGTACCCGGCGATGGCGACCATTCTCCAGAGCGACTTCGCCAAGGTGGGCGTGAAGGTCAACCTCAAGGGAATTCTCAGCAGCAAGCTCCTCTCGACCGGCCAGAGCGGCGACTGGGAAATGATCCTGCACGCCTTCGGGGACCAGCCCGACCCCGAACTCCGGCGGCCCATCTGGCAGCCCGGCGGCGCGCTGTACTACTGGCACCGCACGCTGCAACCCGCTCAGGACGGCGGCGCCCCCAACATGGCCCGCATGGCCGGCTGGGAAAAGGACATCTACACCATCTTCAACCAGGCGGCCACCACGACCAGCGCCTCGGCGCGCAAGGCCCTGTACACGCGCTGGCAGCTGCTGTTCGCCCAGAACCTGCCGGTGACGCCCATCGCCAAGCCCGAGAACATCGGCGCGGTGAGCAACAAGTTCGGCAACTACGTCTACAACCTCGGCGTGATCCCGGGCTACAACCCCGTTCCGCTGATCTTCCAGAAGTAA
- a CDS encoding ABC transporter ATP-binding protein, with protein MNPPAPASAPSPGPSVVRRLYGLLTPYRRTVALGALCLVLSVAAELYPPLVWGRVVDRGLLQGGQVRPDWTYIGGQLAVLVAVFGVQQLLSAVRGQLLERAGQQLTYDLRLRLYHKLAGQSAAYFESQRTGDLLSRVTADVDGIQDVLLRGTDAVLGNALRLVGVVGIFIALQPLLGVVVTLPMVAVALMLRRYNARVRPSYRAARTRLGDLSALITDRLAGVRVVQGFAREAQEEARVSALGRDLYAAGVQAVTIRNRTFPLVRFVSNFGNVLMLGGGVWLITQGQFTLGGLLAYRGYGRYFFGPIDDLVNINDLLQRAEASGRRIFQVLDASETVQERPGARALPTPVRGEIVFEDVTFGYDPARPVLRGLTLRVAAGERVALLGASGAGKSTLIGLLTRTYDPQGGRVTLDGLDVRDLTLASLRRAAAVMQQDTFLFHDTVLENVRYARPEASAQEVQAALEVAGAAEFVAALPQGLETMVGERGVRLSGGQRQRLAIARVLLAQPAALLLDEPTSAVDAESEALIVAALSRLMRGRTALIVTHRLSLARVADRVAVLEGGRIVEEGPPDVLRARGGRYAALEQAATLEAADD; from the coding sequence GTGAACCCTCCGGCGCCCGCGTCCGCCCCCAGCCCTGGCCCCTCGGTGGTGCGGCGGCTCTACGGCCTGCTCACGCCGTACCGCCGCACCGTGGCCCTGGGCGCGCTGTGTCTGGTCCTGAGCGTGGCCGCCGAACTGTACCCGCCGCTGGTGTGGGGCCGCGTCGTGGACCGGGGCCTGTTGCAGGGCGGGCAGGTGCGGCCCGACTGGACCTACATCGGCGGCCAACTGGCCGTACTGGTGGCGGTGTTCGGGGTGCAGCAGCTCCTGAGCGCGGTGCGCGGGCAACTGCTGGAGCGCGCCGGGCAGCAGCTCACCTACGACCTGCGGCTGCGGCTGTACCACAAGCTCGCGGGGCAGTCGGCGGCGTACTTCGAGTCGCAGCGTACGGGCGACCTGCTCTCGCGGGTCACCGCCGACGTGGACGGTATCCAGGACGTGCTGCTGCGCGGCACCGACGCCGTGCTGGGCAACGCGCTGCGCCTCGTGGGCGTGGTGGGCATCTTCATCGCGCTGCAACCCCTGCTCGGCGTGGTCGTGACCCTGCCGATGGTCGCCGTGGCCCTCATGCTGCGGCGCTACAACGCCCGCGTACGCCCCAGCTACCGCGCGGCGCGCACCCGCCTGGGCGACCTCTCGGCGCTGATCACCGACCGCCTCGCGGGGGTGCGGGTCGTGCAGGGCTTCGCGCGCGAGGCGCAGGAGGAGGCGCGCGTCTCGGCCCTCGGGCGCGACCTGTACGCGGCGGGCGTGCAGGCCGTGACCATCCGCAACCGCACCTTTCCGCTCGTGCGTTTCGTGTCGAACTTCGGCAACGTCCTCATGCTGGGCGGCGGCGTGTGGCTCATCACGCAGGGGCAGTTCACGCTGGGCGGGCTGCTGGCCTACCGGGGCTACGGGCGGTATTTCTTCGGGCCCATCGACGACCTCGTGAACATCAACGACCTGTTGCAGCGCGCCGAGGCGAGCGGCCGGCGGATCTTTCAGGTGCTCGACGCGTCCGAGACCGTGCAGGAGCGGCCCGGTGCCCGCGCGCTGCCCACGCCCGTACGCGGCGAGATCGTCTTCGAGGACGTGACCTTCGGCTACGACCCGGCGCGTCCCGTGCTGCGCGGCCTGACCCTGCGGGTGGCGGCGGGCGAGCGCGTGGCGCTGCTCGGGGCCTCGGGCGCGGGCAAGAGCACCCTCATCGGCCTGCTGACGCGCACCTACGACCCGCAGGGGGGCCGCGTGACGCTCGACGGCCTGGACGTGCGCGACCTGACGCTGGCCTCGCTGCGCCGCGCGGCGGCCGTCATGCAGCAGGACACGTTCCTGTTCCACGACACGGTGCTGGAAAACGTGCGTTACGCGCGCCCCGAGGCGAGCGCGCAGGAGGTCCAGGCCGCGCTGGAGGTCGCCGGGGCCGCCGAATTCGTCGCCGCGCTGCCCCAGGGCCTGGAGACGATGGTGGGCGAGCGCGGCGTGCGGCTCTCGGGCGGGCAGCGCCAGCGCCTCGCCATCGCGCGGGTGCTGCTGGCCCAGCCCGCCGCGCTGCTCCTCGACGAGCCGACGAGCGCGGTGGACGCCGAGTCCGAGGCCCTCATCGTCGCCGCCCTGAGCCGCCTGATGCGCGGGCGCACGGCCCTGATCGTCACGCACCGCCTCTCGCTGGCGCGGGTGGCCGACCGGGTGGCGGTGCTCGAAGGCGGCCGCATCGTCGAGGAGGGGCCGCCCGACGTGCTGCGCGCCCGGGGGGGCCGCTACGCCGCGCTGGAGCAGGCGGCGACGCTGGAGGCGGCGGACGATTGA
- the murQ gene encoding N-acetylmuramic acid 6-phosphate etherase: MTDPRRTEQVHPDHADLDRLSPLDLVGVLAADQLAAVRAVQAAAPALARAVEAALPRLARGGRLVYAGAGTSGRLGVLDATELTPTFSWPPERAVPLIAGGEAAIRRAVEGAEDDEEAGARDVRGVGTGPDDVLIAVAASGTTPYALGAVRAARAAGALSIALANNPGTPLLRAADCAVALDTGPEVISGSTRLKAGTAQKIALNTLSSALMVRLGKVYGNLMVDLRATNAKLEGRAVRLVQHATGAPEAEAYAALAAAGGHVKTAVVMLRLGLDVGAAQARLEAAGGHARAALGEVESGEREVGE, encoded by the coding sequence ATGACCGACCCGCGCCGCACCGAGCAGGTTCACCCCGACCATGCCGACCTCGACCGCCTGTCGCCGCTCGACCTCGTCGGGGTGCTGGCCGCCGACCAGCTCGCCGCCGTGCGGGCCGTGCAGGCGGCGGCCCCGGCGCTGGCCCGCGCGGTCGAGGCGGCGCTGCCCCGCCTCGCGCGCGGCGGGCGGCTCGTCTATGCCGGGGCGGGCACGAGCGGGCGCCTGGGCGTGCTGGACGCCACCGAGCTGACCCCGACCTTTTCCTGGCCTCCCGAGCGCGCCGTGCCGCTCATCGCCGGGGGCGAGGCCGCCATCCGCCGCGCGGTCGAGGGCGCCGAGGACGACGAGGAGGCCGGGGCGCGGGACGTGCGGGGCGTGGGCACCGGCCCGGACGACGTGCTCATCGCGGTCGCGGCCAGCGGCACCACGCCCTACGCGCTGGGGGCGGTGCGCGCCGCGCGGGCGGCCGGAGCGCTGAGCATCGCGCTGGCGAACAACCCCGGCACGCCGCTGCTGCGGGCGGCCGACTGCGCCGTGGCCCTGGACACCGGCCCCGAGGTCATCAGCGGCAGCACGCGCCTGAAGGCCGGCACTGCCCAGAAGATCGCCCTGAACACCCTGTCGAGCGCCCTGATGGTGCGCCTGGGCAAGGTCTACGGCAACCTGATGGTGGACCTGCGGGCTACGAACGCCAAGCTGGAGGGCCGCGCCGTTCGGCTGGTGCAGCACGCGACCGGGGCGCCCGAAGCCGAGGCCTATGCTGCCCTGGCTGCGGCGGGCGGACATGTCAAGACGGCGGTCGTGATGCTGCGCCTGGGGCTGGATGTAGGGGCGGCCCAGGCGCGACTGGAAGCGGCGGGTGGGCATGCGCGGGCGGCCCTGGGGGAAGTGGAGAGTGGGGAGAGGGAAGTGGGCGAGTAA
- a CDS encoding GntR family transcriptional regulator yields MPQASSAPARRVPDTPVPAPPVSQPVPARDRGGAQADAWHLSLDPGSATPVYVQVAAGLRGRIEAGELPGGHALPAERDLAARLGVSRVTVRQALAQLTEAGLLTRRHGSGTFVAPRPAQEVGQEAPRPLGLLNSFSEDARSRGQTPGAQVLNFARTPPTAHEALTLGLSPSGAVYRVRRLRTANGEPLAVEESTLPAALVGELTAADVTDASLYALLTARGLRPQRAIRHLRAVNADPDLSALLGLPVGAALLVTERVSWTPGGQPVEYARAWYRGDRYDFVMELTGDPE; encoded by the coding sequence ATGCCTCAAGCCTCTTCCGCGCCGGCCCGCCGGGTGCCGGACACCCCCGTGCCGGCCCCCCCGGTATCCCAACCCGTGCCCGCGCGGGACCGGGGCGGGGCGCAGGCCGACGCCTGGCACCTTTCCCTCGACCCCGGCAGCGCCACACCGGTCTATGTGCAGGTGGCGGCCGGGCTGCGCGGGCGCATCGAGGCCGGCGAGCTGCCCGGCGGCCACGCCCTGCCCGCCGAGCGCGACCTCGCCGCGCGCCTGGGCGTGTCGCGCGTGACCGTCCGGCAGGCGCTTGCGCAGCTCACCGAGGCGGGGCTGCTCACGCGCCGGCACGGCAGCGGCACCTTCGTCGCGCCCCGGCCCGCGCAGGAGGTCGGGCAGGAGGCGCCGCGCCCGCTGGGCCTGCTCAACTCCTTTTCGGAGGACGCGCGCTCGCGGGGGCAGACGCCCGGCGCGCAGGTCCTGAATTTCGCGCGCACGCCGCCCACCGCGCACGAGGCGCTGACGCTGGGGCTCTCGCCCTCGGGGGCCGTGTACCGCGTGCGGCGGCTGCGCACCGCGAACGGCGAACCGCTGGCCGTCGAGGAGAGCACGCTGCCCGCCGCGCTGGTGGGCGAGCTGACGGCCGCCGACGTGACCGACGCGAGCCTGTACGCCCTGCTCACGGCGCGGGGGCTGCGGCCACAGCGCGCCATCCGCCACCTGCGCGCGGTGAATGCCGACCCCGATCTGAGCGCGCTGCTGGGCCTGCCCGTCGGCGCGGCGCTGCTGGTCACCGAGCGCGTGTCGTGGACGCCGGGGGGCCAGCCGGTCGAGTACGCCCGCGCATGGTACCGGGGCGACCGCTACGACTTCGTGATGGAACTGACGGGGGACCCGGAGTGA
- a CDS encoding GNAT family N-acetyltransferase — MLTLTPTAFDPKTETQGRRLAVAEVMCAAFTAAYPDDPPLVAAREAHSMTHETPGEQATHLVVWDGARALAWGRLDYSLTENLHLAHARLLVRPEARRRGLGREVAGALKAQARSLGRDLLTFMTAERAPAGAPFARTLGAEAALPMRRSQLVLGDVSPELLRGWTARPGGEPYALHLWEDLPEAYLARMADLVMVMNTAPRGDIEMDDWTVTPEMLRSWEKQLAEDGEKRLTAVVEDTRTGELVGFSEVFWTPDRAALVYQGGTAVRPSARGHGLGKWLKAAVLLRLPEFAPGARFVRTSNAEENAAMLGINTALGFLPWDSQTEWKLSLA; from the coding sequence ATGTTGACCCTGACCCCTACCGCCTTCGACCCGAAGACCGAGACGCAGGGGCGCCGGCTGGCCGTCGCCGAAGTGATGTGCGCCGCGTTCACTGCCGCCTATCCGGACGACCCACCCCTGGTCGCCGCCCGCGAAGCCCACAGCATGACCCACGAGACCCCCGGCGAACAGGCCACGCACCTCGTCGTCTGGGACGGCGCGCGCGCACTGGCCTGGGGCCGGCTGGACTACAGCCTGACCGAGAACCTGCATCTGGCCCACGCCCGGCTGCTCGTGCGGCCCGAAGCGCGGCGGCGCGGCCTGGGCCGCGAGGTCGCCGGGGCGCTGAAGGCGCAGGCCCGGTCGCTGGGCCGGGACCTGCTCACCTTCATGACCGCCGAGCGGGCACCGGCCGGCGCGCCCTTCGCCCGCACCTTGGGTGCCGAGGCGGCGCTGCCCATGCGCCGCAGCCAGCTGGTACTCGGGGACGTGTCCCCCGAGCTGCTGCGCGGCTGGACTGCGCGCCCCGGGGGCGAGCCCTACGCGCTGCACCTGTGGGAGGACCTGCCGGAGGCGTATCTGGCCCGCATGGCCGACCTGGTCATGGTGATGAACACGGCCCCACGCGGCGACATCGAGATGGACGACTGGACCGTGACGCCCGAGATGCTCCGGAGCTGGGAGAAGCAGCTCGCCGAGGACGGCGAGAAGCGGCTGACCGCCGTGGTCGAGGACACCCGTACCGGGGAACTGGTGGGCTTCAGCGAGGTGTTCTGGACGCCGGACCGCGCCGCGCTGGTCTACCAGGGAGGCACCGCCGTCCGGCCCTCGGCGCGCGGCCACGGCCTGGGCAAGTGGCTCAAGGCGGCCGTGCTGCTGCGGCTGCCCGAATTCGCGCCGGGCGCCCGTTTCGTACGGACCAGCAACGCCGAGGAGAACGCCGCCATGCTGGGCATCAATACGGCGCTGGGGTTCTTGCCCTGGGACAGCCAGACCGAATGGAAGCTGAGTCTGGCCTGA
- a CDS encoding KGG domain-containing protein — protein MTNGDQNGRGFAGMDPDKQREIASEGGRAAHESGNAHEFSSEEAREAGRKGGEASRGDDQKDD, from the coding sequence ATGACGAACGGTGACCAGAACGGACGCGGATTTGCGGGGATGGATCCGGACAAGCAGCGCGAGATCGCCAGCGAGGGCGGCCGGGCCGCGCACGAGAGCGGCAACGCGCACGAGTTCAGCAGCGAGGAGGCCCGCGAGGCTGGCCGCAAGGGCGGCGAAGCGTCGCGGGGAGACGATCAGAAGGACGACTGA